In Entomomonas moraniae, one DNA window encodes the following:
- the mtgA gene encoding monofunctional biosynthetic peptidoglycan transglycosylase, with translation MATFSDALRKIRVFFRKCFKYLVFLLISLMVISVLMVLSLRWINPIGTVLMVERKVESWQAKQPISIKREWADWDDISDYLKLAVIASEDQNFPTHHGFDFDAIQQALQHNAKGGRLRGASTISQQVAKNIFLWSGRSWLRKGVEVWFTAWLEVLWSKERVLEIYLNSAEWGDGIFGAEAAARYYFHVPAKNLTKEQASLLAAVLPNPRNWNPAKPTTYIRSRAAFIRQQMDNLGGIGFLKKLECSGCK, from the coding sequence ATGGCAACATTTAGCGACGCGCTACGCAAGATACGAGTATTTTTTAGAAAGTGCTTTAAATACCTAGTGTTTTTACTGATTAGCCTAATGGTTATTTCGGTGTTGATGGTGCTTAGCTTACGTTGGATTAATCCCATCGGTACTGTGTTAATGGTTGAACGTAAGGTTGAAAGTTGGCAGGCGAAGCAGCCTATTTCTATCAAACGCGAGTGGGCTGATTGGGATGATATTTCAGATTATTTGAAACTTGCAGTAATCGCTTCAGAAGATCAAAATTTTCCCACTCACCATGGTTTTGATTTTGATGCTATCCAACAAGCGCTACAGCATAATGCCAAGGGTGGACGTTTACGTGGAGCCAGTACGATTAGCCAACAAGTGGCTAAAAATATTTTTTTATGGTCGGGACGTAGTTGGCTACGTAAAGGTGTTGAGGTTTGGTTTACGGCATGGCTAGAGGTGCTGTGGAGTAAGGAGCGTGTGCTAGAGATTTATTTGAACAGTGCGGAGTGGGGTGACGGTATTTTTGGGGCAGAAGCGGCCGCTCGGTATTATTTTCATGTACCTGCCAAAAATTTGACCAAAGAGCAGGCCAGTTTATTAGCGGCTGTTTTGCCTAATCCTCGTAATTGGAACCCTGCCAAACCAACGACTTATATTCGATCACGGGCTGCTTTTATTCGGCAACAAATGGATAATTTAGGTGGTATTGGTTTCTTGAAAAAACTAGAGTGTAGTGGCTGTAAGTAA
- a CDS encoding MFS transporter, which produces MDQLATKKLYGKIMLRMIPYIFVCYLFNYLDRVNVGFAKLQMLDDIGMSETAYGLGAGIFFIGYLAFGLPSNLAIQKFGAKRWLAVIMILWGALSTSLMFVHSANSFYILRFFTGAAEAGFFPGLVLYFTYWFPNSVRGRVMTLFMSAIPLSGVVGGPLSGWILDTFTLNPLGGLAPWQWLFIIEGLPTVALGIGIYFILDDNVSSANWLTQEQKDKILSDLAEDEKNKPAVQSDSMTDVLKNKMVWFFGFIYFSCQVGVYAINFWLPSVIKSANWGDMTAVGWITAIPYFAATVFMIFMGKSADKHNERRWHLGIPMLMGFFGLMISASFSSSASIALVGLVIATMGFLSSLALFWPLSSNYLSASATACGLAIINSIGQIAGFVSPYFVGWIKEATQSTDAAWYCISILALFGVIVMLSISKPKSTN; this is translated from the coding sequence ATGGACCAGTTAGCAACAAAGAAGCTCTATGGCAAAATCATGTTACGCATGATTCCTTATATTTTTGTCTGTTACTTATTTAATTACCTAGACCGTGTCAATGTTGGATTTGCCAAACTACAAATGCTCGATGATATTGGGATGAGTGAAACGGCTTATGGACTAGGCGCAGGTATATTCTTTATTGGCTATCTTGCATTTGGTTTACCTAGCAACTTAGCCATACAGAAATTTGGTGCAAAACGTTGGCTAGCAGTTATTATGATTCTTTGGGGTGCACTCTCTACCTCATTAATGTTTGTCCATTCAGCCAACTCATTTTATATCTTAAGATTTTTTACGGGCGCGGCAGAAGCAGGCTTTTTCCCGGGTTTAGTACTTTATTTTACTTATTGGTTTCCTAACTCAGTGCGTGGCCGCGTCATGACGCTGTTTATGTCAGCGATTCCCCTATCTGGGGTCGTGGGTGGGCCTTTATCCGGTTGGATTTTAGATACATTCACCCTAAATCCTCTTGGAGGGCTAGCGCCTTGGCAATGGCTCTTTATCATTGAGGGATTACCCACAGTTGCACTGGGGATTGGTATCTACTTTATCTTAGATGATAACGTTTCTAGCGCTAACTGGCTAACTCAAGAGCAAAAAGATAAAATCCTATCTGATCTCGCCGAAGATGAAAAAAATAAACCAGCCGTGCAATCAGACTCTATGACCGACGTACTAAAAAACAAAATGGTCTGGTTTTTTGGCTTTATTTATTTTTCTTGCCAAGTGGGTGTCTATGCTATTAACTTCTGGCTTCCCTCTGTGATTAAGTCCGCCAATTGGGGAGATATGACGGCAGTGGGTTGGATTACTGCTATTCCTTACTTTGCCGCCACTGTTTTTATGATCTTCATGGGTAAATCAGCGGATAAGCACAATGAGCGCCGTTGGCATCTAGGGATTCCTATGCTCATGGGATTCTTTGGATTAATGATCAGCGCCTCTTTTAGTTCATCGGCTAGCATTGCACTGGTAGGCTTGGTGATTGCTACAATGGGCTTTTTATCATCACTGGCTCTTTTCTGGCCTTTATCAAGTAACTATCTAAGCGCTTCTGCCACAGCTTGTGGTCTTGCAATCATCAACTCTATCGGTCAAATTGCTGGCTTTGTAAGCCCTTACTTTGTGGGTTGGATAAAAGAAGCAACACAATCAACTGATGCAGCGTGGTATTGTATATCAATCCTTGCGTTATTCGGTGTGATCGTGATGCTCTCCATTTCGAAACCTAAAAGCACTAACTAA
- the nhaA gene encoding Na+/H+ antiporter NhaA: MRKPALPKLHAVTQRSLSAINHFLHIEAVGGLILFFIAIIALLWANSPFTNSYHALWHMPIGITLGSFYFSQSLHFWINDVLMTFFFLVVGMEIRKEIYDGALSNLRVALLPLAAALGGVIAPALIYLSLNHSPDQIKGWAVPTATDIAFAVGALAVLGKSIPSNIRIFLLALAIIDDIVAVLIIAFFYSGGFDTTGLMLAVVGILLVLFFQWLGFRSAFAYLIPGAILWSGLFIAGAHPTLAGVILGLMTPVVTYYSKETCVNSVSKAIEAIQSSNQYETITDSAFNLHKVQREILPPVTRINITLHPWVTFGIMPLFALANAGITVGDLDLSLASAHHVMFGVMVALMLGKPLGILLFSYAMVKLGICQFPKGINLAGILLVGLLGGIGFTMSIFIANLAFTNETLLGAAKAGVLLGSLLSIIIGLGWGYIYKKNSAINS; this comes from the coding sequence ATGAGAAAACCTGCGCTACCTAAGCTTCACGCGGTAACACAACGTTCATTGAGTGCCATTAACCACTTCCTTCATATTGAGGCTGTGGGTGGTTTAATTCTTTTTTTTATTGCCATTATCGCTCTACTATGGGCTAACTCCCCTTTTACAAACAGCTATCATGCGTTATGGCATATGCCTATTGGCATTACTCTCGGTTCCTTTTATTTCTCGCAATCTCTGCACTTTTGGATTAATGACGTCTTAATGACATTCTTTTTCTTAGTGGTGGGGATGGAAATCAGAAAAGAAATATACGATGGGGCACTGTCTAATTTACGAGTAGCTCTTTTACCTTTAGCCGCCGCATTGGGCGGAGTAATAGCCCCAGCGTTGATTTATCTTTCATTAAATCACTCCCCTGATCAAATAAAGGGCTGGGCGGTTCCTACTGCCACCGATATTGCTTTTGCTGTGGGAGCGTTGGCTGTTCTAGGCAAGTCAATTCCCAGTAATATTCGTATTTTCTTATTAGCGTTAGCAATTATTGACGATATTGTCGCAGTGCTTATTATAGCTTTCTTCTACTCAGGCGGTTTTGATACCACCGGTTTAATGCTGGCGGTAGTGGGTATTTTATTAGTCTTATTTTTCCAATGGTTAGGGTTTCGTTCAGCATTTGCCTACCTAATCCCCGGTGCTATTTTATGGTCTGGTTTATTTATTGCAGGCGCTCACCCTACCTTAGCTGGTGTTATTTTAGGCTTGATGACCCCCGTGGTAACATATTATTCCAAAGAAACCTGTGTTAACTCTGTCAGCAAAGCTATAGAAGCCATTCAAAGCAGTAATCAATATGAAACCATTACTGACTCTGCATTTAACTTGCATAAGGTTCAGCGTGAGATACTTCCCCCTGTTACTCGTATCAACATTACTCTCCATCCTTGGGTAACTTTCGGTATTATGCCACTATTTGCCCTAGCTAATGCAGGAATTACCGTTGGTGATCTCGATCTTTCTTTAGCGTCAGCACATCATGTTATGTTTGGGGTTATGGTGGCTTTAATGCTTGGTAAACCTTTAGGTATTCTTTTGTTCTCGTATGCTATGGTGAAGTTAGGTATTTGCCAATTTCCCAAAGGCATCAACCTCGCAGGGATTTTATTAGTTGGATTACTGGGCGGCATCGGCTTCACCATGTCTATCTTTATTGCTAACTTAGCATTTACTAATGAAACCCTATTGGGAGCAGCTAAAGCTGGCGTTCTACTCGGTTCGCTGCTTTCAATTATCATTGGTTTAGGTTGGGGCTACATTTATAAAAAAAATTCAGCCATTAATTCATAA
- the larB gene encoding nickel pincer cofactor biosynthesis protein LarB has protein sequence MENENIIMDFERRKRCAIEEAVFCEFKTPDQLEQILTLAKQNNKTLLFTRLNQEKFFMLSKHWQTTLTYHPVARCAVLGELPKLTNEAPPLIAIVSAGSSDASVCHEALLTLNYHGIAADLFQDIGVAGLWRLLDKLPQLQQYSIIIAVAGMEAALPTVLAGLVDAPIIAVPTSIGYGISVGGNVALQSCLSSCAGGVMTVNIDNGYGSACAAIKIYKKIVNRS, from the coding sequence ATGGAAAATGAAAATATTATCATGGATTTCGAGCGCCGTAAGCGTTGCGCAATTGAAGAGGCTGTTTTTTGCGAATTTAAAACACCCGACCAATTAGAACAAATTTTAACCTTAGCCAAACAAAATAATAAAACACTGCTGTTCACACGGTTAAACCAAGAAAAATTCTTTATGCTGTCAAAGCATTGGCAAACAACACTCACCTATCATCCTGTCGCGCGTTGTGCTGTATTGGGTGAGTTACCTAAACTTACCAATGAAGCCCCCCCCCTAATCGCCATTGTTTCTGCAGGATCATCGGATGCTTCTGTTTGCCATGAGGCATTACTCACTCTAAACTACCATGGTATTGCTGCTGATCTCTTTCAAGATATTGGTGTTGCAGGGCTATGGCGCCTTTTAGATAAACTCCCCCAATTACAACAATACAGTATTATCATTGCGGTTGCAGGAATGGAAGCTGCGTTGCCCACCGTGCTAGCAGGTTTGGTGGATGCTCCAATTATTGCAGTACCAACGTCCATAGGGTATGGTATATCAGTAGGCGGTAATGTAGCACTACAATCATGCCTCTCAAGCTGTGCAGGTGGAGTAATGACAGTCAACATTGACAATGGATATGGCAGTGCCTGTGCAGCCATTAAAATATATAAAAAAATAGTCAATCGATCATAA
- a CDS encoding adenine nucleotide alpha-hydrolase family protein has product MSNLDIQNIIHTLTEWFKKTGDCVIATSGGIDSMVLAYIAHQAIPQQVIIAHSTSVSVPTLDAARVRLYAEKYHWALQLIEAGELNDTTYRSNPVNRCYYCKCSLFTQLQKLQHGALVTGTNLDDLGDYRPGLIAAKEQGVLQPYVELSINKATIRKLSEYLQLDDLKDIPASPCLASRIETGISIEPTYLEVVDKIENHARKALQTDIVRFRIRKETVALELTPERLQQLSTLQQEALLSYIKQTITPLTIPQTIQFVPYQQGSAFIGVKHLE; this is encoded by the coding sequence ATGAGTAACTTGGACATTCAGAATATCATCCATACGCTAACAGAGTGGTTTAAAAAAACGGGAGACTGTGTGATCGCCACCAGTGGCGGTATCGATAGTATGGTGTTAGCCTATATCGCTCACCAAGCTATCCCGCAACAGGTTATCATCGCGCACTCAACCTCGGTATCAGTTCCCACCTTAGATGCGGCAAGAGTACGGCTATATGCTGAAAAATATCACTGGGCGTTACAGCTCATCGAAGCAGGTGAGTTAAATGATACGACTTACCGAAGTAACCCAGTAAATCGCTGTTATTATTGTAAATGTAGCTTATTTACTCAACTACAAAAACTACAGCATGGCGCTCTTGTCACAGGCACAAATTTAGATGATCTCGGTGATTATCGCCCTGGGCTTATTGCTGCAAAAGAACAAGGGGTATTACAACCCTATGTTGAGTTATCCATCAACAAAGCCACTATTCGTAAACTATCAGAATACCTGCAATTAGATGATTTAAAAGATATCCCCGCTTCACCTTGCTTGGCTAGCCGTATTGAAACAGGAATCAGCATTGAGCCAACTTATCTTGAAGTGGTCGATAAAATTGAGAATCATGCCCGCAAAGCACTACAAACAGACATTGTACGTTTTCGTATTCGCAAAGAGACTGTTGCATTAGAGTTAACACCTGAACGCTTGCAGCAGTTATCAACACTTCAACAAGAAGCACTCCTTAGTTATATTAAACAAACCATTACTCCATTAACCATACCCCAAACAATTCAATTCGTACCCTATCAGCAAGGTAGCGCCTTTATTGGCGTCAAACATTTGGAATAA
- the larC gene encoding nickel pincer cofactor biosynthesis protein LarC yields the protein MHVHLDVIGGIAGDMFCSAMLDAFPELESPLQTFLATLPLYQSYSFKLNEKKQKEILGKQFIICKNDQALQDQNHLVFTVYTPSKSATIAKKLISQEHHHYTWQSIQQKLQQISHCPDIYQIACGVYSLLAKAESEIHGMALADLCLHEVGADDALLDIISAAFLIHHSQICTWSCSALPWGNGIVNCAHGALPVPAPATLKILQGFRWSQDDEIGERITPTGAAILAWLINNHGAQLSGSLTRHGYGCGQRQFKHKPNILRANVFETKTNTVIQDTVMVIQCDIDDMTAENLAIAQEKIRSQPGVIDLTSQQFMGKKGRWSTRFELLCKPEQLEAVCQLILLQTSTLGVRFWRTERIKVVREHINIDAQNQQWPLKIAKRPDNSVTVKLEADTVKSLNTSYRERQRLIANIEQQALDQYTRSSTGGNHE from the coding sequence GTGCATGTTCATTTAGACGTCATTGGAGGTATAGCAGGTGATATGTTTTGCTCAGCAATGCTTGATGCATTTCCTGAGTTAGAAAGCCCGTTGCAAACATTCTTAGCCACATTGCCTTTGTACCAAAGTTACTCATTTAAATTAAATGAGAAAAAACAAAAAGAAATTTTAGGCAAACAGTTTATTATTTGTAAAAATGACCAAGCCCTGCAAGATCAAAATCATCTTGTATTCACAGTCTACACCCCTTCTAAATCTGCGACGATAGCTAAAAAACTAATATCCCAAGAGCATCATCACTACACATGGCAAAGTATCCAACAAAAACTACAACAAATTAGCCATTGCCCTGATATCTATCAAATAGCCTGTGGGGTATATTCCTTATTAGCCAAAGCAGAAAGTGAAATTCATGGCATGGCATTAGCTGATCTCTGTTTGCATGAAGTAGGTGCTGATGATGCCCTCCTAGACATAATTTCAGCTGCATTTTTAATCCACCATAGTCAAATTTGTACATGGTCATGCTCGGCACTCCCGTGGGGCAATGGCATTGTCAATTGTGCTCATGGCGCTTTGCCCGTCCCCGCCCCTGCTACCTTAAAAATTCTACAAGGCTTTCGTTGGTCGCAAGATGATGAAATAGGTGAAAGAATCACACCGACAGGCGCTGCCATATTGGCATGGTTGATTAATAACCATGGTGCACAACTTTCAGGAAGTTTAACAAGACACGGTTACGGCTGTGGGCAACGACAATTCAAACATAAACCCAATATTCTTCGTGCCAATGTATTTGAAACTAAAACCAATACCGTTATCCAAGATACTGTTATGGTGATTCAATGTGATATTGATGACATGACAGCTGAAAATCTAGCCATTGCTCAGGAAAAAATAAGGTCACAGCCAGGTGTTATCGACCTCACCAGCCAACAATTCATGGGTAAAAAAGGACGATGGAGCACAAGATTTGAGTTACTCTGTAAACCTGAACAACTAGAAGCCGTTTGCCAGCTCATACTGCTTCAAACATCAACCTTAGGCGTTAGGTTCTGGCGCACTGAACGCATTAAAGTTGTTCGTGAACATATTAATATCGATGCACAAAACCAACAGTGGCCATTAAAAATTGCTAAACGCCCAGATAATTCTGTCACGGTTAAACTTGAAGCGGATACGGTAAAATCTTTAAACACCAGCTACAGAGAACGACAGCGCTTAATAGCCAACATTGAACAACAAGCTTTGGATCAATACACACGTTCATCAACTGGGGGAAATCATGAGTAA
- a CDS encoding MFS transporter, which yields MNSITLLSVVKKTKFRLIPFMLMLYILAFLDRSNIGFAKESYQLDINLSNEAYALGAGLFFVVYAFLGAPANLCLKKFGARRWIGITTLAWGLLSAAMGYADTEAKFLTIRILLGVAEAGFFPGMIYLTSQWFPQANRAAVMGLFYMGAPLAMAFGSPLSGALLELHGFLGHPGWYWMFVIEGFLAFLAGIWTFFYLDDTPEKARFLTAEEKTLLANQMALEESSKKAASAKLIDALKNPKIWHFAIIYGCIQCGVYGLIFFLPTQVAGIMGSKVNFLTSLVTALPWLCALVGTFFIPRYSDQTQERRNICATTLLVGGIALGLSAYLGPVLAIMALCVAGTAYFACQPIFWIMPSSILTGNALAAGIGFINMFGAFFSFGAPLLRQHAENLAGTHAAGLLSIGFVVVMGAVLIFILPKNVGASHN from the coding sequence ATGAATAGTATTACGTTGTTATCTGTTGTCAAAAAGACCAAATTCCGTCTGATCCCTTTTATGCTAATGCTTTATATATTAGCTTTTTTAGACCGCTCCAATATTGGCTTTGCCAAAGAAAGTTATCAGCTGGATATTAATTTAAGTAATGAAGCTTACGCTTTAGGTGCAGGGCTTTTCTTTGTGGTTTACGCCTTTTTGGGTGCACCCGCCAACCTTTGTTTAAAAAAGTTTGGGGCACGTCGTTGGATTGGAATCACAACATTGGCGTGGGGATTGTTATCTGCCGCCATGGGTTATGCAGATACTGAAGCCAAGTTTTTGACCATTAGAATTTTATTAGGGGTTGCAGAAGCGGGCTTCTTCCCAGGAATGATTTATTTAACCTCACAATGGTTTCCACAGGCTAATCGCGCCGCAGTGATGGGGCTGTTCTATATGGGTGCACCACTGGCCATGGCTTTTGGTTCTCCCCTTTCGGGAGCTTTGTTAGAACTGCACGGCTTCTTAGGTCACCCTGGTTGGTATTGGATGTTTGTCATTGAAGGTTTCTTAGCTTTCTTAGCTGGTATTTGGACATTCTTTTATCTTGACGATACCCCTGAAAAAGCAAGATTCCTCACCGCAGAAGAGAAAACCTTACTTGCCAACCAAATGGCCCTAGAAGAAAGCAGCAAAAAAGCCGCTTCTGCTAAACTAATTGATGCCTTAAAAAACCCAAAAATTTGGCACTTTGCAATTATTTATGGTTGCATCCAATGCGGGGTATATGGGCTTATTTTCTTTTTGCCTACCCAAGTGGCAGGCATTATGGGCAGTAAGGTAAACTTTTTAACTTCCCTTGTGACTGCACTTCCTTGGTTGTGTGCATTGGTCGGTACGTTCTTTATTCCAAGATACTCTGACCAAACACAAGAAAGACGTAATATCTGTGCTACCACTTTATTAGTCGGAGGGATTGCACTTGGTCTTTCTGCCTACTTAGGCCCAGTACTGGCTATTATGGCACTGTGTGTTGCAGGAACAGCTTACTTTGCTTGCCAACCCATCTTTTGGATTATGCCCTCATCTATTTTAACAGGTAATGCATTGGCGGCAGGTATTGGCTTTATTAATATGTTTGGTGCTTTCTTTAGCTTTGGTGCACCACTTTTAAGGCAACACGCAGAAAACCTTGCTGGCACTCATGCGGCTGGCCTACTATCCATTGGGTTCGTGGTAGTGATGGGTGCGGTACTGATTTTTATTCTGCCTAAAAATGTTGGTGCAAGTCATAACTAA
- a CDS encoding nickel pincer cofactor-dependent isomerase, group 22: MMSFVDELLNNVELPKMVRIRQCFDSPEEIKEVEEKVRQEFAKPEIRNKIKAGMTIAVGIGSRGVAQIDRIATAVINELKALGAKPYGVPAMGSHGGATAEGQRHVLEKLGITEESLGCEIRSSMETVKVGELPNGLEVLMDKNAMAADGIICINRIKAHNAFTAPIESGIIKMLSIGFAKQKGADACHTYGFGQMAGNIVEMARIKVANTPFLFGIGTIENAFDQVVDIEAIPAEKLEEREKALLARSKTYFPKIMFDNVDICVVDLMGKIYSGGGMDCHVTGRACTPFMQPIASIRPDRITVLDLHEKSGGNATGMGFADFSTKRLLDKVDFPETYPNVLTSRLTQDGYVPVILANDKQAIQAAVKTCIILDGRKEARMVRIANTLHINELYISENMLEDAKANPNIEILSEPHPIIFDENNNVIDIGINL, encoded by the coding sequence ATGATGTCATTTGTTGATGAATTACTCAATAATGTAGAACTACCCAAAATGGTTAGAATCAGACAATGCTTTGACTCACCTGAAGAAATTAAAGAGGTGGAAGAAAAAGTTCGTCAAGAGTTCGCAAAACCAGAAATACGCAATAAAATTAAAGCAGGGATGACAATTGCCGTAGGAATTGGAAGCCGAGGCGTTGCACAAATCGACCGAATTGCCACCGCTGTTATTAACGAACTAAAAGCATTAGGGGCTAAACCTTATGGCGTACCAGCGATGGGTAGCCACGGTGGAGCAACAGCAGAAGGACAGCGCCACGTATTAGAAAAGTTAGGGATTACAGAAGAAAGCCTAGGTTGTGAAATTCGCTCATCCATGGAGACCGTAAAAGTCGGCGAATTACCCAATGGCCTAGAAGTATTAATGGATAAAAATGCCATGGCTGCTGATGGCATCATCTGCATCAACCGTATCAAAGCCCATAACGCCTTTACTGCACCTATTGAGAGTGGCATTATCAAAATGCTCTCCATTGGTTTTGCTAAGCAAAAAGGGGCTGATGCTTGCCACACTTATGGCTTTGGGCAAATGGCAGGCAACATTGTTGAAATGGCCAGAATTAAAGTCGCCAACACCCCTTTCTTATTTGGTATTGGAACCATAGAGAATGCCTTTGATCAAGTGGTCGATATTGAAGCGATCCCCGCTGAAAAACTAGAAGAACGAGAAAAAGCACTCCTTGCCCGATCAAAAACCTACTTCCCCAAAATCATGTTCGATAACGTCGATATCTGCGTGGTTGATTTAATGGGTAAAATCTACTCTGGTGGTGGGATGGATTGCCATGTAACAGGGCGCGCGTGCACTCCTTTTATGCAACCCATTGCATCCATTAGACCTGACCGTATAACAGTACTTGATTTACACGAAAAGAGCGGTGGCAATGCAACAGGTATGGGATTTGCTGACTTCTCCACCAAACGTTTATTGGATAAAGTAGACTTTCCTGAAACCTACCCTAATGTTCTGACTTCTCGGCTTACTCAAGATGGCTATGTTCCTGTTATTTTAGCCAATGATAAACAAGCGATACAAGCAGCAGTTAAGACCTGTATTATTTTGGATGGCCGCAAAGAAGCACGTATGGTGAGAATCGCTAATACCTTACACATTAATGAGCTTTATATCTCTGAAAATATGCTAGAAGATGCTAAAGCTAACCCAAACATTGAAATTCTCAGTGAACCACACCCCATTATTTTTGATGAAAATAATAACGTAATTGACATAGGAATTAACCTATAA
- a CDS encoding UxaA family hydrolase, with product MSNVSKTIILHPNDDVAIARVPIPAGYVIQEKNVTVLSDIKEGHKIALHDIAPDQPLKRYNQIIGYSSCPIKAGEHVHLQNLKMGEYGQVYDFCVDKHTTPKPTEKRTFKGYKRANGKVGTRNYIGILTSVNCSATVARAIEDHFKKRGLDDFANIDGIVALPQSFGCAMDMKGDLMNIMRRTMSGYANHPNFAGILIIGLGCESNQIKDLIQVEGLNEGLMLQHMTIQETGGSQKTFDKGVEIIESMLAEANKYTREEAPASELILALECGGSDSYSGISANPALGVAVDLLVQQGGTAILAETPEIYGAEYILTRRAVSPEIGQKLVNRILWWEDYAKRCNAELNNNPSAGNKEGGLTTILEKSLGAICKAGSTNLVDVYEYAEPVEAKGLVFMDTPGYDAFACTGQIAGGSNIMCFTTGRGSAYGAKPTPCIKIASNNFLWKRQEEDMDINCGDVADGIETLESAGKRIFEMILAVASGERTKSEKFGYGSLEFVPWQPGAIM from the coding sequence ATGAGCAACGTATCTAAAACAATCATACTTCATCCCAATGATGATGTTGCTATTGCACGTGTTCCCATTCCAGCGGGCTATGTAATTCAAGAAAAAAATGTCACCGTACTATCTGATATAAAAGAAGGCCACAAAATAGCCCTGCACGATATTGCACCCGATCAACCACTAAAACGTTACAATCAAATTATTGGTTATTCGAGCTGCCCAATCAAAGCAGGAGAACATGTACACTTACAAAACTTAAAAATGGGTGAATATGGGCAAGTCTATGATTTTTGTGTAGACAAACACACCACACCTAAGCCAACTGAAAAAAGAACATTTAAAGGCTACAAACGTGCTAACGGCAAAGTTGGAACTCGTAACTACATTGGGATATTAACTTCTGTTAACTGTAGTGCTACTGTGGCGCGTGCAATTGAAGATCACTTTAAAAAACGTGGTTTAGACGACTTCGCAAATATTGATGGTATTGTTGCATTGCCACAAAGCTTTGGCTGTGCCATGGACATGAAAGGTGACTTGATGAATATCATGCGCCGTACCATGAGCGGCTATGCCAACCACCCTAACTTTGCAGGTATTCTCATTATTGGTTTAGGGTGTGAGTCCAATCAAATCAAAGACCTCATTCAAGTCGAGGGTCTTAATGAAGGCTTGATGTTACAGCACATGACCATCCAAGAAACAGGTGGTTCACAAAAAACCTTTGATAAAGGGGTAGAAATTATTGAGAGCATGTTAGCAGAAGCTAACAAATATACCCGTGAAGAAGCGCCTGCCTCTGAATTGATACTGGCATTAGAGTGTGGTGGTTCAGACAGCTACTCAGGCATTTCAGCCAACCCTGCTCTAGGAGTTGCAGTTGACCTTCTCGTACAACAAGGCGGCACAGCCATACTGGCAGAAACACCAGAAATTTATGGCGCGGAATACATTCTGACTCGCCGTGCAGTCTCTCCAGAAATTGGCCAGAAATTAGTTAATCGCATTCTTTGGTGGGAAGACTATGCTAAGCGCTGCAACGCTGAGTTAAATAATAACCCCTCCGCAGGCAATAAAGAAGGTGGGCTAACAACCATTCTTGAAAAATCACTGGGCGCTATTTGTAAAGCAGGTAGCACTAATCTTGTGGATGTCTATGAATATGCAGAGCCTGTAGAGGCTAAAGGTTTAGTCTTTATGGATACGCCCGGATATGATGCATTCGCTTGCACAGGTCAGATTGCTGGCGGTTCTAATATCATGTGTTTTACCACAGGCCGTGGTTCAGCTTATGGTGCAAAACCAACACCCTGCATAAAGATTGCTTCCAATAACTTCTTATGGAAACGACAAGAAGAAGACATGGACATTAACTGCGGTGATGTTGCCGATGGCATAGAAACATTAGAAAGCGCAGGCAAACGAATCTTTGAAATGATTCTTGCCGTAGCCTCTGGTGAAAGAACCAAAAGTGAGAAATTTGGCTATGGTTCATTAGAGTTTGTGCCTTGGCAACCTGGCGCCATTATGTAG